GTCCATCCCGACCGCGTCGGCCTTCGAGCCGTCGGAGCCCCAGATCGTCTTCGCGATGCCCGGGTACTCGCTCGGGCCGATGACGACCGCGCCTGCGCCGTCGCCCAGCAGGAACGAGATGGTGCGGTCGGTCGGGTCGACGACGTCGGAGAGCTTCTCGGCGCCCACGACGAGCGCGTAGTGCGCGACGCCGGTGCGGATCAGGGCGTCCGCCTGGGCCACCGCGTAGGTGTAGCCCGCGCAGGCCGCGTTCATGTCGTACGCCGCGGCGGGGTTCGCGCCGACGCGGTCGGCGAGCACGGCCGCCAGCGACGGGGTCTGCCGGCCGTTCGAGATCGTCGCGACGATCACGGCATCGATCAGCGCCGGGTCGACGCCCGACTTCCGGATCGCCTCCTTCGACGCCTCGGTGGCGAGGTCGACCGCGAGGACGTCGTGGCTCGCCCGCGTGCGCGTCACGATGCCGGTGCGCTGGCGGATCCACTCGTCCGACGAGTTGATCGGCCCGACCAGGTCGTCGTTCGGCACGACCAGGTCGCCGCGCGCGGCGCCGATCGAGAGGATGCGGGTGTACTGCGGCCCGTGGGACTGCTGCAGGGTGGGGTGGGTCATGCGGTGGTTCTCCTAGGCGGCCTGGTCGATGAGCTCGAAGGCGGCGGGCAGGTCGTCCGGCGTCTTGATCGCGACGCTCGGCACGCCCTTCAGGCCGCGCTTGGCGAGGCCGACCAGCGCACCGGCGGGCGCGACCTCGATGATCCCGGTGACCCCGGCCTCCTGGAACGACTGCATCGTCAGATCCCAGCGCACGGGCGACGACACCTGGCCGACGAGGAGGCGCAGGTACTCCGCCCCGTCGCTCACCAGCGAGCCGTCCTTGTTGGTCCAGAGCGGAAGCGTCGGGTCCTGCGTGCTCAGGGTGGAGGCGAAGCCCTCCAGCACCGGGACCGCCGACGCCATGTAGCGGGTGTGGAACGCACCGGCGACCTGCAGCGGGATCACCCGCGCGCGGGCCGGCGGGTTCTCGGCGAGCTGCGCGAGCGCGTCGAGGGCGCCCGCGACGACGATCTGGCCGCCGCCGTTGTAGTTGGCGGGGGAGAGGCCCAGCTCGTCGAGGCGCGCGAGCAGCTCGGCCTCGTCGGCGCCGATGACGGCGCTCATGCCGGTGGGCGTCTCGGCGGCGGCGCGCGCCATGGCGGCGCCGCGCTCGCGCACGAAGGCGACGGCGTCGGTCTCGGACAGCACGCCGGCGCCCGCGGCCGCGGTCAGCTCGCCGACCGAGTGCCCGGCGATGCCGCCGACGCGGTCGCGGCGGCCGTCGGCGAACAGCGCCGAGAGCGTGAGCAGGCCCGCCGAGACGATCAGCGGCTGGGCCACCGCGGTGTCGCGGATGGTGTCCGCGTCGCTGACCGTGCCGTGCGCGACGAGGTCGATGCCGACCGCGTCGGAGATGCCGGTGAGCTGATCGCGGAACGTCGACTCGGTGAGCCAGGGGTCGAGGAAGCCGGGGGTCTGGGAGCCCTGCCCCGGGCATACGATGACGATCACGGGTTCCAGTCTGCCAATCTTCCGCCGCGCGGAGGTGTCGGTCTCATACGAAGTTGTGTCGGGAATGACTGTGGAGGTCTACAAGCGGGTCAGCCCCGCCGCTGCGGCTCCGGCTCGCTGATCGAGCCGACGATCAGCGCCGCCTGGAGGATCAGCGCCTCCCGCGCACCGGTGGCGTCCCAGCCGATCACCTCGGAGACGCGCTTCAGCCGGTAGCGCACCGTGTTCGGGTGCACGAACAGCTCGCGGGCCGTTGCCTCCAGCGACCGGCCGTTGTCGAGGTAGCACCAGAGCGTCGTGAGCAGCTCGGTGGAGTAGGCCTGCAGGGGGCGGTAGATCCGGCTGATCAGGGTGGCGCGTGCCAGCCCGTCGCCCGCGAGCGCCCGCTCGGGGAGCAGGTCGTCGGCGTGCACCGGCCGCGGGCAGTTGCGCCACGCCTTCGCGACGGCGAAGCCGGCGAGGGCGGCCTTCGCGCTCTTGGAGGCGTCGACCAGGCTCGGCACCTCGTGGCCGAGCACGAGGTGCCCCGAGCCGAAGCCGGGCTCCAGCTGCTGCGCGATCTCCATGAAGCTGACGACGGGGGCGGCCCCGATGGCCTCCTCCGGAGGATCCGCGCTGGGGAACGCGCGCCCGATCACGAGCACGAGCCGGCTGCCCTGGACGCCGATCAGCACGTCCGCCGACATGTGCCGCGCCGTGCGGCGCAGTTGGTCGACGTCGAGGAGCTTCGGCGCGGTGCCGACGAGCACGCTGACCTCGCCGTGGCCGTGCCAGCCGAGCGCGGCGATCCGGCTCGGCAGCTCGTCGTCGTACTCGCCGGTGAGGATGCTGTCGACGACCAGCGCCTCCAGCCGGGCGTCCCACAGGCCGCGGGCCTCGGCGGCGCGCGCATACACGTCGGCCGCGGCGAACGCGATCTCGCGGGAGTACAGCAGGATGGCCTCCCGCAGCTGCTCGCCGCCGCCGGCCTTCACGCGCTCCTCGACCACCTCGACGGTGATCTTGATGAGCTGCAGGGTCTGCTGCAGGCTGACGCTGCGGAGCAGCTCGCGCGGAGCCGCCCCGAACACGTCGGCCGCGATCCACGGCGTCGACCGCGGGTCGTCGAACCACGAGATGAACGACGAGATGCCCGCCTGCGCGACCAGCCCGACGGCGCTCCGCCGGCCCGGCGGCATGTCGCGGTACCAGGGGAGCGTGTCCTCGAGCTTCTTCAGCGTCGTCGTGGCGAGCTCGCCGGAGATCTTCCGCAGCCAGGCGAGAGTCTCCGCCTTGCTGCGGCCCGCCGTCGAGCTCGCCACGCGTCCGCTGCCTGTGCCGGTCGTCGTCAGGACTCGCCGCCCGCGGTGCCGGTGGTGCCGGCGTTCACGTCGTGCAGCAGGTACTTCTCGATCGCCCACGCGGGAGCGTTCGGGTCGACCTGGCCGCGCGCCGCGAGCAGCTCCAGCGTCCGGACCACCATCGACGGGCCGTCGATCTTGAAGAAGCGGCGGGCCGCCGGGCGGGTGTCCGAGAAGCCGAAGCCGTCGGCGCCGAGCGTCGCGTACTCGCCGGGGACGAACTGCCGGATCTGGTCCGGGATCGCGTGGGCGTAGTCCGTGACGGCGACGAACGGGCCGTCGGCGCCCTCGAGCTTGCGGGTCACGTACGGGACCTGCTTCTCCTGCTGCGGGTAGAGGAAGTTGTGCTCTTCGGCCGCGAGGCCGTCCTTGCGCAGCTCGCCCCACGAGGTGACGCTCCACACGTCGGCGGAGACGCCCCAGTCCTGCTCGAGCAGGTGCTGCGCCTCCAGGGCCCACGGCACCGAGACGCCAGAGGCGAGCAGCTGGGCCTTGGGGCCCTGCACCTCTGAGCCGCGGAGCTTGTAGATGCCGCGGACGATGCCGTCCACATCCACGCCCTCCGGCTCGGCCGGCTGCACGATCGGCTCGTTGTACACCGTGAGGTAGTACATGACGTTCGGGTCAGGGTGGTTGCCGCCGTACATGCGCTCGAGGCCGGCGCGCACGATGTGGCCGATCTCGTAGCCGTACGCAGGGTCGTACGAGACGACCGCCGGGTTGGTCGACGCGAGCAGCGGCGAGTGGCCGTCGGCGTGCTGCAGGCCCTCGCCGGTCAGCGTAGTGCGGCCGGCGGTCGCACCGATCAGGAAGCCGCGCGCCATCTGGTCGCCGGCCGCCCACAGGGCGTCGCCCGTGCGCTGGAAGCCGAACATCGAGTAGAAGACGTAGACCGGGATGAGCGGCTCGCCCTGCGTCGAGTACGACGTGCCCACGTTGGTGAACGCCGCGAGGGCGCCCGCCTCGTTGATGCCGACGTGGATGATCTGGCCCTGCGGGCTCTCCTTGTAGGCCAGGAGCAGCTCGCGGTCGACCGACGTGTAGTTCTGGCCGTTCGGGTTGTAGATCTTCGCGTTCGGGAAGAACGCGTCCATGCCGAAGGTGCGGGCCTCGTCCGGGATGATCGGGACGATGCGGTGGCCGAAGTCCTTCGAGCGCAGCAGGTCCTTGAGCAGGCGGACGAACGCCATGGTCGTGGCGACCTCCTGCGTGCCGGAGCCGCGCTTGGAGATGGCGTACGCCGAGTCGTCCGGGAGGTTCAGCTGCGTGTACTTCGCGCGGCGCTCCGGCACGTAGCCGCCGAGCGCGCGGCGGCGGTCGTGCAGGTACTGGATCGTCTCGTCCTCGGCGCCGGGGTTGTAGTACGGCGGGAGGTACGGGTTCTCCTCGAGCTGCGCGTCCGTGATCGGCACGCGCATCGCGTCGCGGAACGCCTTGAGGTTGTCGAGCGTCATCTTCTTCATCTGGTGGGTCGCGTTGCGGCCCTCGAAGCTCGGACCGAGGCCGTAGCCCTTGATGGTCTTCGCGATGATGACGGTCGGCTGGCCCTTGTGCTCCATGGCCGCCTTGAACGCCGCGTACACCTTGCGGTAGTCGTGGCCGCCGCGCTTGAGGCCCCAGACCTGCTCGTCGGTGTAGTCCTTGACGAGCTCGAGGGTGCGCGGGTCGCGACCGAAGAAGTTCTCGCGCACGAAGGCGCCGCTCTCGGTCTTGTAGGTCTGGTAGTCGCCGTCGGGCGTCTGGTTCATGAGGTTGACCAGCGCGCCGTCGGTGTCGCGGGCGAGCAGGTCGTCCCACTCGCGGCCCCAGATGACCTTGATGACGTTCCAGCCGGCGCCGCGGAAGTAGCTCTCCAGCTCCTGGATGATCTTGCCGTTGCCGCGCACCGGGCCGTCGAGGCGCTGCAGGTTCGCGTTGATGACGAAGGTCAGGTTGTCGAGCTTCTCGTTCGCCGCCACCTGGAGCTGGCCGCGCGACTCCACCTCGTCCATCTCGCCGTCGCCGAGGAACGCCCAGACGTGCTGGTCGGAGGCGTCCTTGATGCCGCGGTTGGTGAGGTACTTGTTGAGCTGCGCCTGGTAGATCGCGTTGATCGGGCCGAGACCCATCGACACGGTCGGGAACTGCCAGAACTCCGGCATGAGCCGCGGGTGCGGGTACGACGACAGGCCGCCGCCGGCGTGCGACTTCTCCTGGCGGAAGCCGTCGAGCTGGTCGGCGCTCAGCCGGCCCTCGAGGAACGCGCGGGCGTAGGGCCCGGGGGAGGCGTGGCCCTGGAAGAAGACCTGGTCGCCGCCGCCGGGGTGGTCCTGGCCGCGGAAGAAGTGGTTGAAGCCGACCTCGTACAGCGTCGCGCTGGACGCGTAGCTCGACAGGTGGCCGCCGACGGCGATGCCGGGGCGCTGCGCGCGGTGCACCATGACGGCCGCGTTCCAGCGGATCCAGGCGCGGTACCGGCGCTCGATCTCCTCGTCGCCGGGGAACTCCGGCTCGTTCTCGGGGGAGATGGTGTTGATGTAGTCCGTGGTGGGGACCATCGGGACGCCGAGGTGAAGGTCCTTGGAACGCTTCAGCAGGCTCAGCATGATCTCACGAGCGCGCTCGTGGCCCTGGGCGGCAACCAGTGCGTCGAGGGATTCCCGCCACTCGGCGGTCTCCTCGGGGTCCGAGTCAGTGTTATTCACCGAGTACGGGTCCTGGTCGTTTACAGTCACCCTCGACCTCTTTCTTGTGTCGGATGGATCGTGGACGGCGTCATAGGCTGTCGGGTCACGACAACGAGTGCGCACCATCCTTCAGCCTAGCCTCAGTCGGAGGGCGTCGTTGACCGCGCGGTTGGCACCCGGCGCGGCCCGGTCTAAGCTGTCTCCTCGTGGCTCTCGAGAACGACACCCAGGCACCCGACTTCGAGCTCGTCGACCAGCACGGCCGGTCGGTGCGGCTGAGCGACTACCGCGGCAGCAAGGCGGTCGCGCTCGTCTTCTTCCCGCTCGCCTTCTCGGGCACGTGCACGGGGGAGCTGTGCGCGCTCCGCGACAACCTCGCCCTGTTCGAGGACCACCGCGTCGAGCTGCTCGCCATCTCCGTCGACTCCAAGTACACGCTGCGCGCGTGGGCCGAGCAGGAGGGCTACGACTTCCCGCTGCTCGCCGACTTCTGGCCGCACGGCGAGATCGCCAAGGAGTACGGCGTCTTCCTGCCAGAGAAGGGCTTCGCGAACCGCGCCACCTTCGTGATCGACGAGCGCGGCATCATCCGCGCCTCCTTCATCACCGCCCCCGGCGAGGCCCGCTCGATCGAGTCGTACCGCGCCGCACTGGAGCTGCTGCCCGCGCACGTCTGACGCTCGGTCGCCCGGCCGCTAGGCTGGGGCCGCACCAGGGCCTTTAGCTCAGCTGGTAGAGCGCCACGTTTACACCGTGGATGTCGTCGGTTCGATCCCGGCAGGGCCCACCATTCCCAGCAGCGTGAAGGCGGCGTCGACGGTCGCGGCCATGTCGACCGTCGGGTCCTGCAGCCACTGCAGCTGCATGCCGTCGGAGACCGCCTGCACCAGCCGGGCGAGCGTCTCGGGGTCGACCACGGGGGAGACGCGACCCGCCTCCTGCTCTCCGGCGAGGGCCTGCGTGAACATGTCGCGCAGAGCGGCGCTCCGCTCGACGAAGTAGTCGTGAGCCGGATGGGAGGGGTCGCCCGCCTCCACCGCCAGACGAGAGAAGAGCTGCACGAGCCCGGGTACCTGAGCGTTGTGCCGCACGATCCCGACGAAGCCCTCGCGCACAGCCGGTAGCGACTCGGTGCCCGTCACCTCCCCGAACCGCCGCGAGTCCACCTCGTCACGCTTGCGCAGGATGGCCGTGAACAGCTCGTCCTTGCTGTCGAAGTAGTGCAGCAGGCCGGCCTGCGACAGACCCACCGCGTCGGCCAGCTCCTTGACGGAGGCCCCGTGCCAGCCCTCGCGCGCGATCACGTCGAGCGCGGCCTCCAGGATCTCCTCCCGCTTCGCCACACCCTTCGCGTACGCGCCTCGTCGTGCCATGCCCCGAGCATAAACCCGAACGACGCTTGCTTTTGGAAAACCGAGTGACGTATGGTTTTCCCACCATTCATGGTGGATGGTGAGAGGACCCCCACGACAATGACGTCAGACACCTCCGTGCCGACCGGCGAGACCCTGCCGGAACCCGGGCCCACCGCACCCGTCACGACCAACACCTTCGTCGGCACCGCCTCCGGCAACGACGATCCGCCCGCGCCCATCAAGGGCCTGCGGCGGCTGATGGTGTGGATCATCCCCGCCAACCTCGGCATCTACCTGATCTGGGGAGCGCTGCCCGGCATCCTGCTCCCGCAGCAGATCACGGTGCTGTTCGGCCAGAAGGACCAGGTCGCCAACCTCGCCATCGTCGCCACCATCGGCGCCTTCGCGGCGATGATCGCGCAGCCGATCGCCGGGCAGATCTCCGACCGGACCCGGTCGCGCTTCGGCCGGCGCGCGCCGTGGATCATCATCGGCTCGCTGGCGGGCGGCCTTTCGCTGATCGGGCTCGCCTTCGCGAACTCGTTGGTCGGCGTCATCATCGCGTGGACGCTCGTCCAGATCAGCTACAACTTCGCGCAGGGTCCGCTGACGGCGGTCATGCCCGATCGCGTGCCGCTCAAGCGCCGCGGCACCTTCGCCGCCCTGTCCGGCATCGGCCTGATGGTCGGCGCGCTCGGCGGCTCCATCATCGGCTCGCTGTTCTTCAACAGCGTCGCGGTCGGCTACGTCTTCTTCGCCGTGTTCTCCGTCGTCGTGCTCAGCCTGTTCGTCCTCGTCAACCCGGACTACTCGAGCGCCCGCATCGAGCGCGAGCCGTTCACCCTAGTGGAGTTCCTCAAGACGTTCTGGGTGAACCCGGTCGC
The sequence above is a segment of the Leifsonia williamsii genome. Coding sequences within it:
- a CDS encoding beta-ketoacyl-ACP synthase III; translation: MTHPTLQQSHGPQYTRILSIGAARGDLVVPNDDLVGPINSSDEWIRQRTGIVTRTRASHDVLAVDLATEASKEAIRKSGVDPALIDAVIVATISNGRQTPSLAAVLADRVGANPAAAYDMNAACAGYTYAVAQADALIRTGVAHYALVVGAEKLSDVVDPTDRTISFLLGDGAGAVVIGPSEYPGIAKTIWGSDGSKADAVGMDGTLAEFRDGEKPWPTLRQEGQTVFRWAVWEMAKVAKEALDAAGVAPEQLAAFIPHQANMRIVDEFAKQLKLPETVAIARDIETTGNTSAASIPLATHRLLQENPELSGGLALQIGFGAGLVFGAQVVVLP
- a CDS encoding ACP S-malonyltransferase; its protein translation is MIVIVCPGQGSQTPGFLDPWLTESTFRDQLTGISDAVGIDLVAHGTVSDADTIRDTAVAQPLIVSAGLLTLSALFADGRRDRVGGIAGHSVGELTAAAGAGVLSETDAVAFVRERGAAMARAAAETPTGMSAVIGADEAELLARLDELGLSPANYNGGGQIVVAGALDALAQLAENPPARARVIPLQVAGAFHTRYMASAVPVLEGFASTLSTQDPTLPLWTNKDGSLVSDGAEYLRLLVGQVSSPVRWDLTMQSFQEAGVTGIIEVAPAGALVGLAKRGLKGVPSVAIKTPDDLPAAFELIDQAA
- a CDS encoding PucR family transcriptional regulator, whose amino-acid sequence is MASSTAGRSKAETLAWLRKISGELATTTLKKLEDTLPWYRDMPPGRRSAVGLVAQAGISSFISWFDDPRSTPWIAADVFGAAPRELLRSVSLQQTLQLIKITVEVVEERVKAGGGEQLREAILLYSREIAFAAADVYARAAEARGLWDARLEALVVDSILTGEYDDELPSRIAALGWHGHGEVSVLVGTAPKLLDVDQLRRTARHMSADVLIGVQGSRLVLVIGRAFPSADPPEEAIGAAPVVSFMEIAQQLEPGFGSGHLVLGHEVPSLVDASKSAKAALAGFAVAKAWRNCPRPVHADDLLPERALAGDGLARATLISRIYRPLQAYSTELLTTLWCYLDNGRSLEATARELFVHPNTVRYRLKRVSEVIGWDATGAREALILQAALIVGSISEPEPQRRG
- the aceE gene encoding pyruvate dehydrogenase (acetyl-transferring), homodimeric type, which codes for MTVNDQDPYSVNNTDSDPEETAEWRESLDALVAAQGHERAREIMLSLLKRSKDLHLGVPMVPTTDYINTISPENEPEFPGDEEIERRYRAWIRWNAAVMVHRAQRPGIAVGGHLSSYASSATLYEVGFNHFFRGQDHPGGGDQVFFQGHASPGPYARAFLEGRLSADQLDGFRQEKSHAGGGLSSYPHPRLMPEFWQFPTVSMGLGPINAIYQAQLNKYLTNRGIKDASDQHVWAFLGDGEMDEVESRGQLQVAANEKLDNLTFVINANLQRLDGPVRGNGKIIQELESYFRGAGWNVIKVIWGREWDDLLARDTDGALVNLMNQTPDGDYQTYKTESGAFVRENFFGRDPRTLELVKDYTDEQVWGLKRGGHDYRKVYAAFKAAMEHKGQPTVIIAKTIKGYGLGPSFEGRNATHQMKKMTLDNLKAFRDAMRVPITDAQLEENPYLPPYYNPGAEDETIQYLHDRRRALGGYVPERRAKYTQLNLPDDSAYAISKRGSGTQEVATTMAFVRLLKDLLRSKDFGHRIVPIIPDEARTFGMDAFFPNAKIYNPNGQNYTSVDRELLLAYKESPQGQIIHVGINEAGALAAFTNVGTSYSTQGEPLIPVYVFYSMFGFQRTGDALWAAGDQMARGFLIGATAGRTTLTGEGLQHADGHSPLLASTNPAVVSYDPAYGYEIGHIVRAGLERMYGGNHPDPNVMYYLTVYNEPIVQPAEPEGVDVDGIVRGIYKLRGSEVQGPKAQLLASGVSVPWALEAQHLLEQDWGVSADVWSVTSWGELRKDGLAAEEHNFLYPQQEKQVPYVTRKLEGADGPFVAVTDYAHAIPDQIRQFVPGEYATLGADGFGFSDTRPAARRFFKIDGPSMVVRTLELLAARGQVDPNAPAWAIEKYLLHDVNAGTTGTAGGES
- a CDS encoding peroxiredoxin, whose translation is MALENDTQAPDFELVDQHGRSVRLSDYRGSKAVALVFFPLAFSGTCTGELCALRDNLALFEDHRVELLAISVDSKYTLRAWAEQEGYDFPLLADFWPHGEIAKEYGVFLPEKGFANRATFVIDERGIIRASFITAPGEARSIESYRAALELLPAHV
- a CDS encoding TetR/AcrR family transcriptional regulator, with protein sequence MARRGAYAKGVAKREEILEAALDVIAREGWHGASVKELADAVGLSQAGLLHYFDSKDELFTAILRKRDEVDSRRFGEVTGTESLPAVREGFVGIVRHNAQVPGLVQLFSRLAVEAGDPSHPAHDYFVERSAALRDMFTQALAGEQEAGRVSPVVDPETLARLVQAVSDGMQLQWLQDPTVDMAATVDAAFTLLGMVGPAGIEPTTSTV
- a CDS encoding MFS transporter, which translates into the protein MTSDTSVPTGETLPEPGPTAPVTTNTFVGTASGNDDPPAPIKGLRRLMVWIIPANLGIYLIWGALPGILLPQQITVLFGQKDQVANLAIVATIGAFAAMIAQPIAGQISDRTRSRFGRRAPWIIIGSLAGGLSLIGLAFANSLVGVIIAWTLVQISYNFAQGPLTAVMPDRVPLKRRGTFAALSGIGLMVGALGGSIIGSLFFNSVAVGYVFFAVFSVVVLSLFVLVNPDYSSARIEREPFTLVEFLKTFWVNPVAHPDFFWAFTGRLLLYTGYFAVTGYQLFLLSNYFKVAHPEQIIPLLGMLSLVGIIVSTVIAGPLSDKVGRRKPFVFASAAVVSLAFLLPWMWQDVTAWIIMTVIAGFGFGMFQAVDTALMSEVLPSAKSFAKDLGVVNIAATLPQTLAPGVAGAIILAFGYSALFPIAIVLGILGALAVWPIKATR